From the Vanacampus margaritifer isolate UIUO_Vmar chromosome 14, RoL_Vmar_1.0, whole genome shotgun sequence genome, the window gatagatagatagatagatagatagatagatagatagatagatagatagatagatagatagatagatagatagatagatagatagatagatagatagatagataggcagAGGACTTTGGGCATAGGTGCTTTTGGGGGTGTTCCAAAGCACCCCTCATTTTAATCCCAGCATCCcctaaaagttattttatttttttgtattttttttgtatgcccTTTTAAAACAAGCGACAAAAGTATAATCATTCAGTAGGCCACCTTGGTGAAATGtagtattttaacaaaaaataaacgaCCCCCTTGcctcaaaaaatatttgaggtAAAAGACAGTGGCCTTCCAGTGATATAGATGTCGTGTAAGTATTTGGTTTAAACCAGGATAGGGGGTTCTACCACTCAATACGAGCACACTCCTACCATTACCATTCCTTATTGTTGCTGCTTTTAATGGTAACTTACTGTTAATGTTGTTAGTTAGGTGTTAGCTGACGTTTTTTCTAGATAGGAAATGTTTCAGGTGGTCAGAGACAGCGCCTGTGTTTGAATCGGAGTGAGCGAAGCTAGCTGTTGTGTCATGTGTATATTCTACTTAGCCAAGATCCTAGAACCGCCCCTGGAGTACACCTTTGAGTGGTCACCAACCAATCATAGGGTACatcatgtagacagacaatcattcacactcacattcacacctatggacaattagtcttcaattaacatAACAGGCATGTTTGTTTGAATGAAAAGAGGAATGATGAAGGATCCATGATGGTGTTTGTGTGAATTTTGGGGCCAAATTCTCCAATTTTTAAACACTTTGAACTGAAAAGTTTctttgtataaaaataattatcttaaAAGGTTCACCACCAGCAGACACTTGTTTGTCagaactctgcctagcaacaagtggcaaggctgtaaaaaattaataattaaaattcaatttcagTTGTGAACCATTCTCAACACTcacaaatgatttttgtttgttgaatgtACGTGCGGCAAAgtataaatacaaacaatagaAGGGTAGAAAAATAGATCACATTAAAAATAGCTTAATTAGAGGGTGTGCTACAATAGGGTTATTACTGACCAGTCAACGCACAATGTACAgtctatggggtagatgccacggacttccgacttccgggttttacacattaGCGTTtccggccgcgttccaacactcgcacccccacccctgcgccccccaacagcgcgctcccgctcatcggcgggagggcgtctcggcgatctgaaatgcttcggacactgagacagacactactacacactcgcagccttgCACCCGTCGACGGAAACGCGCAATCGAGgagcacaaaggcggaagcgcaagtactgggacgcagcccacatgtcgcaaaccggaaacggaaacaaagttgatgggtgaaaacccggaagtcggaagtcccgcctcctccgtgacATAAAGTCCATTGGAGTCAAAGCACACGTCAGACTCTAGgacacaaacaaaattaaaaactgtgaGTTTCATCCTCGAAACCGGATAGCTCTTGTAGAACCAAGACTGACCTctgagaggcagcatggtgaTCAGGCTGCtggaaaatacaaagaagaagaaatgagaTGACGCTaaggctagctgttagcttacCTGGTAACTACATTGGAGTTGTTTGCGTTATTATCAGTATGTTTGTACCCCTCTTTTACTTTcactgtatgtgtatgttttaaacaTATTAGCTCGGAAATAAATACTTATGAGAAAAGGCCCATTCATGTTTTGGTAAAATGCGGTAAATTAAAACTGAAATATGCTCAAGCTCATGCTGCACAAGTAAATCCCAATTTTCCAATCGCCTGCCGTTGTTGTTTCTAGAGAAATCGCAGGATCAGGAGGGGAAAATGCGCAAATtctaaatgtaacattttcatGTGAGCGAACTTTACATGAACCGTCAGTTGTGTTCATTTACAGCGCAGATCCAGACGTTGTAAAACTAACAGCTAATGAGCCCTTTTTCCTAATGGAAAAGTAACTGGCTTTTAGATTTCCGCATAAAAAATGACCTAATTCCAAAGTTATGTGtggagcaggaaaaaaaaatcaactgtcTGTACAAATCCTTCTAAATGGTGAGCATGTGACAAGCTCCAAAACACGGCTGATGTATGCTGTGTAGATTTTTGGGGGATACAAAGTCATCTAATCTCTGCATTGAACATTTCACGTGTACTTTATGCTAAACACATTTGTATTATGGTTACAACATAATGTCTACCTGTgcaattcaattaaattattatagATAAAAATACATCctgtttaagctttttttttttttttaatccagtacaatacttttttttttacttttacataagcattttttttttaaatttaactaaTGTGCAATattaattgaatcattatttaagtACACTCCGTTTTTGATGATTGCTTACGCCTCCTCCACTACTTTGCATTCATGTTGGTCATTACGGTGTTAAAAGGAGAGCTACTGGTAAGTATTTTTTGAGGTGGCATATGGAGTAAAAAGTTTGACAATCACTGTATTAGAGAGTGCAGGTGTGAAAGAATGTACTTTACTGGGAATAATATCATGGCGGTGTGGACCCACAGGCACTTTCACAGCATGGATGAGTTCAGTCGCTATGAGCTGCTGGACCATGCCACGCAGCGGTCGGTCGCCGAGGGCCACAAAGTCAGCTTCTGTCTGGAGGACACATCCTGCGACTACGGCTACTACAGGCGCTACGCTTGTACCTCACACACTCAGGTGCTGCTAATTAGCTAATGCAAGGGTGGGCCATATTTGTTagttagaaattatttttgtttatttatttatctcattaaatagttggttggttgatttgaaaataaaactattaataaaatatagttttttttaattaaatccttaatttaaaatatacaaaaataagaaaaaatattttacatattacttttaatttttttttatttgtttgtattaaataatggaacattgtgattttttttaggtatgttgtagaagtgagcatttgaaaatgtgagagcttgttgagtttttatttatttatataaatataaatagtgTTACCTTTTGATATTTATCTGTTTTGTTTCCCAACTTAATAGGTATAAAGTGCGATagtgaaaaagtgaaaaacCATGTCGAACCATAAAAATGAACTAATTCTCTACCTTAGTAGACGTCTCACTTAAATAGTTCTCCACCGGTAAAATAGGGTAGCCTAAGTTcataaatgatatatatatatatattttgtgttattgttgCTTCTCTACTTTCACCATCACAGTTTTTTAGAGTTGCTTTTACACACATAACTGTATTAAAAATGATTGTTTATGTAAATCATACATACCGGTGCTGTTTATTTTCCAGGGTTTGAGTCCAGGATGTTACGACACTTACAACGCAGACATCGACTGCCAGTGGATTGACATCACAGACGTGAAACCAGGGAAATACATCCTTAAGGTGTGCCGCAAAGAAGCGTCACCAAATATGTGCGGTACTTCCtgcatcctcatcttcatcgtTATCTTCGTCACTTTTTGTCCGCAGGTCAGCGTGAATCCTTTCTATCAGGTGCCAGAGGAAGACTATAGCAACAACATTGTGCGTTGTGACGTCCGCTACACGGGCAACTACGCCTACTTGTCTGGTTGTCACATGTCAACGTAAGAACCGATTTGCCATACCTTACACATGATCCTTTAAATATTCTCTTAATCATGAGTCAATGTTACTTTCCAGGTATTAATGGCGGAGAATCGTTCACAGCATCTCAACTGTGTGGCTGACATTGAGGATGACTGAACATATTTACAACCAAAGGAGTCATTGTTTAACACAGTTTGAATCGTCGGAATACTCATAGTTTATATAGTTTAGACATAATTAGAAATAATTTTCATTGCATGCCATGTCCCTTCAATAATTGTTTTCTTAAGATTTggatgctactttttcttcctttctttctgttTTGTCATTTCCTTCtgaaaggtcttttttttttttttagtattgatTGTTCTTTTCTTACCTTTTAAGTATCATAATAAGGaccattaaaacaaattaaaatgaccATTACAATTAACACAATAACATgcctattttttaaatcacaatgaAAGTGTACAAGTTGTTTGTTTCAATAGCAAAATGTGTTCACTATTAATATTATTTGAATAAAAGTTTGTGATACTGTATCATCTGCGAGATCAATTTGAAGTCACTCACCGGTCTCTCTCTGTATGTGTACGcgcacatctatctatctatctatctatctatctatctatctatctatctatctatctatctatctatctatctatctatctatctatctatctgatgTTGATTAAAAGGCAACAAACAAGTACAGTAAAATGTATTACACATGGTTTACTCCGTCCAATCGCCACCAGAGGGCGCTAACAAACTACCTTGTGGTGGGGGTTGGGGTAGTACCGTAATCTGTACTTGTGTCCTTGAAGATATCTGGCGTCATCAACAATCgagtgaaaaaacaacaacaaaaaacaatcgaGCCGACCGTCCTTGAAAATAGACAGCGGtccataatgatgatgatgatgatataataataataataataataataataataataataataataataataataataataataataataataataataataataataacttctGTTTACAAAGAACCTTTCATGAAATCCAATGACAGTATCTCCCTGGTATAGATTTTTATACATACAAACGGCAAAATTCATCAGTTTTTATGTGTTTCTTGGACGCTTCTAAAGCAATTGAATCACCGAAAGCTTTTTATGAAGCTGATATACAAAGGTGTTCCCAAATACATTGTGCGCTTGTTGATACAGTAAGCAAACTATGCAGGTTAAGTGGGGGAATGCTTTGTCTGCCCCATTTAGGGTTAGCAACGGAGTCAGGCAGGGTGGGATCTTGTCCCCAATTTTATTCAACCTGTATATGGATGAGCTCTCAACCAGGCTTAGGACATGTAAAACTGGTTGTTTTGCTGTAAATTTGCTCGTGAATCATTTACTGTATGCTGACGATTTAGTTGTGTTTAGCCCGAGCTCTGCTGGCCTACAGCAGTTTATTAACATCTGTGCAGAATGTGGTGAGCTGTTTGACATCAATAACAACACGACTAAGAGTGTGATTATGATTTGTAGAACTAAGGAGGACAAGCACATGAACTATcctgatttttatttgttaaatgtgAAGTTAAATGTAACATCTAAGGTGAAAAATCTTGGACATCTACAGGCAGTGTAGGATATTGTATGCCCAGGCTTAAACACTGCTGGGCAAGTTTGGTTCATGTTCTGATGATGTAAATTTGTTCCTGTTTAAATCATTTTGTACACCTTTGTATACAGCTCACCTTTGGCATAGCTATAAAAAAGCTAGTATGTATAGGCCTATAATGATGCTCTGCGAGTGCTTTCAAGAAGGCTATGATGGACTAGTGCAACTGAGATGTTGGTCTCTGCACGAGTGAACACTTTGCAAGCTGTACTAAGAACTTTAATGTATAGTTTTATTGGTAGACTGAGAAagtcttaaaatgaaattttggtGTCACTCATGAATATTGGATGAAGTGCAATTCGCTACCAGTCAAACATATGGAAACACTGGTATGCCTGTCTTCTTAATGTGCAactgtattttttcttaatctttgtatgtttttttgtgcttgttttgtttgtttttaagagtggaataaaattgacattgaatattgaaatatatatttgttattcTATCAATGTCCATTATCCAAGGCAAGGATGGCCAGCGTATGTCCAAAGTACCCGCAGACCCCACCGAGAAGCCTCCACCCCGCGATGCATTGTGGGATTGTACCCTCAAGGCAAGCGAGCTAGCACGCAAGTACGAACTAGCGTACTTATTTTAATGCGTGGccatttagctagctagctgctaaatTGTACGCAaactgcgtgtgcgtgtgtttacgTGTGTACGTGCAAGAGTGTCAGCTCACGCTCGTGTGTTTGCCATTAAATGTTGTCACTCGGGATCTTAGTTGTACACTAGTCGTTATGCATCCTATCAGCGTGTCCATTCCGTCTTTTCGTTTAGAAAACAACCACATCGAGAGGGGCTACACGGTGAGTTTATAGCTGGTTTGTGTTGTGCTTATGTGATGTCTATGCAGCGAAATGTATCCGTTTTTTTCCCTTGATACTGTTGGATTTTAATGCCATACACTCTCAGTTAtttgtgctttgtttttgttatacaACAACAATCCCGACCGTGTGACATTCCAAACTGAAGGTTAGGACACTCCAGTCAGTTAATGGTAAAAACGTTCATGTGTCAAGGGTTGCTTCTTGGCTAAACTACGATTCCCAGAATGCACTGTATTATTCATTTAGTTCACGATAAATTAACATTCTCGCCTTCTGTGGttcttttgatttatttagtttCCAGCTGTTTTCTATtacaattaattgtatttaaaatttatttttaaccatttttttatatgacagtgttgtttttaattcaggTATGTATATTGTTACTTAAATATGGTAGACTCCAACCCCAGTTTTCACTAAGTCATTAATCCTTTAGTCACAATCTGTGTTATTATTTCTATTGTAAAATAAGTGTCTTGGCTCAATTTAGGTTGGTAAACACTGATTTAAAGTTTTGcaggttttgtctttttttttttttattgtttatgttCATTATAGAGTAACTTTTCCTTTTCTCAAGCAGCAGGGAAGAGTGGGGCTGATAGGAGGAAGTTTAATCGTGATCACCACATGTTTCCTCCTGATAATCACTGACACATCAGCTGTCATTTTCGTTTCACTGGAAGTGGATCAGGATGCACGCACCCCCCTTTTTTCATGGTCGTGCCTCTCTTTCAGGTGTTTCGAATCGACGTGCTGACAAGCGGAAGGCAACATGCTGTCGAGAAGCGTTACAGTGAATTCCACTCCTTGCATAAAATGGTGAGCTGACTAAGCATCACACGCttcgatgatgtcatcaagcaGACTAAGAAATGTTTAGTCGACAGATATGACAATTTGGGTGGAATATATAGGCTTAGgtttctgctttttcttttattgtttaGTAGCAGTATATATTTACTTGTGGAAATATTAATTACAAAGCAGAAAGAGCAGACTAAGCAAAGGTTGAAGTGTATAAAAGTGAGGACAAAACAGAGAGCTGCATTTCTCTTTGTTTGTCCGTGTTATAGTAATAATTACAACTCAAATGGCTAATTAGTGGTTGGTTGAGGATGACAGAATTTTTCGAAAATTTACCAGTTGCGTTACTTAACCGACTTAATCCATCTTTGCTCattttcttcattcattcattgaactCTCTAAATTGCGCaaaggtgtgaatggttgtctatgTGTCCGgcgattgactggcaactaGTCCAAGACGTAccctgcctcttgcccaaagtcagctgggatagggaTCGGCTTGCATGTGACCTTAATGagtgctatagaaaatagatggcgTGTTGGCACACAGGAAATCTCagccacaaaaaaatctgttcatCTGTTTGTTTGCACTCACAGCCATAAGTACTTCCTCTTCCCATTTTTGAGTCTAAACAGGGCCACTCAACATTTGTTGTTCACGTGAGCTTGTCTATTTGCATTATCTTGACCTCCTGGCCTTCTTAGATTCCAAAAAGAATTGACAAGAAGGAATAATATGATAAAGATGACAGTTTATTTATAGGGCTCTTTACagatataataaataaacaagcatAGAAaggagcaaaagaaaaaaaggggggagggtTAATTAGATatgcattttgtattgtatttgtatcTTAAACTTTCATATATTGTGAGATTTGCTTATTTTCTTTcccttatttaatttttttctttcatgtttCCAGCTGAAGAAGAGCATAAAACCGCCGGAGATGCCGTCCAAGCATGTGAGGAACTGGGTTCCCAAAGTGCTGGAGCAGAGGAGACAAGGACTGGAGCTCTACCTGCAGGTACTTGTCAGCACTACCTACACCTACTTGTCCGCCATTTTGTGTTCGCAACAGTACTTGAGATCTCAATCTGAGaccaaaatgaattaatatgatGATGGCGCCTACCTAGCATGTAGTGAACAGTACACAGTGCTTGTTTTAGGTTGTTTATTGTCAGTCCCAGTTAAAGTTTAATTATTAAACAAAGAGTATTACTGTTTTTTTGGACATACTGAACTAGCTAATTGTCACTAATTGAATATTGTCACATGAACTTCATTTCGAAAGGTGGCGGTAATGCCCCAAAATTATTTGCCAGCcgtcaaaagaaaaaagtagtagtagtcatggcaactaatgtATGATGTATGTTGATAGTTTGCTGCCGGCTCATACAAATAAAGTGACCATCTCCCAGCGAGCTCACTAGTTTATTGGCATCTGCCACAACAAGGATCTACTATTTACAGCATGAAAAAGGTACAGTAACAGTAACCGACTCGTATTCTACCTTTGGCCATAATGCGTTGTGCGATTCTAGGTAGgataagccattttaaactaaaaagaaaaacgtttccGTTGTTAGATGCGTACGTTTTGAATCCAACTCGTTTGTTGCTGTCAACGCGATTCAGGAACGAGGATTTTGGGTGCGAGTCCGAGCTGTAACTTTAATCAACAAAtctgggcatttctgatattttcgcaatgcaaatgcttgcTTACACATTGTATTCCTTTTACCAGTgattagcatacaaaccaggccgattgttatagtagtcaaatgacatttcatcacattttggaaTCAAAATGATGATTAAATTACactgatccaaagtccaatgcttttcgaTGGAGTGCGTCATTTCACCGAgtagtctgccattttgacttgtgacgcgGGTTACGGGTTTATATGATGACGATCTGAACAGAAGACGCAAAAGTGGTGTCTTGTCTCCACATTTTATTTAGGACAAGAGTTTATCAGAAAAAATTATGTTGCATATAATTACGCAAGTGTGTGTGGAATTCTATTTTGTGTACATGCCAGGCAGCTAGGTGGCGCTGTGATGTAACTACGCCATATCCGTGCGCATGCGTAAATTCTCCCTTTATCTCTGATCTGCGTTCTACGTCAATGATCTGCACTGATCTAAACCAAAACGATGGCTACTAGCAAAATACGTTActttaaaattgttgtaaggATTCCTTTTGGGTCATTAACACGGGTTTGTTTACTTCCCTGTACTGGCACATGTATGTGACGTAAACGCGTACGCGACATGAGTAGATTTGAGTTTTGGGACGCGTATATAGGAACGCAATGGTAGAGCGTATTCAACTTTTCCACTCTGTAGGGCGGTTTTAATCTTTACATTTTCAAGCCCTCAAAATGCCGTCACCGTCTAAACAAAAGGTGCATTAGATAGAATATTTTGGTCGTTTTAGCCGCAAGGATAATTGTATAAACTTAAGTCTATgaaaaactgtggggaaaaaagtgtgattAAGGAAAgggtatttgaacacaaacgctGCAGCAACACATCTAttatcttattaaaaaaaaaaaaaattaacaaggaGAAAGGATGATTGAATAATTTTTATGGGCCTGGTGGGGTACGTAGATTTTGGTCATCTAAAAACGGAACAAGTTGCCACGCAGGgtaacaatactttttttccccttgctgTTTTCTCCGTCTTGCCAGACTATAATTATGGAGAACGAGGTTCTTCCAAAGATATTCCTGGACTTCCTCAATATCCGCCATTTCCCTTCCTTGCCAAAGACGGACAGCTGTGGGTAAGTTGAAACTGAATtcagaccccaaaaaaatatgcttgttTTTGTGGCTTTCCGTGGTAAGTTTGTTGTCTGTCCACTAGAAGGCTTTTGTGCCTTACCCtccattttgcctttttttaggTCTTTCGATACAGACTCAATGGAATCAAGGTGAGTCAGTTCTGTTGTGTGTATatttcatattaagagttaGTCCCTCAAGTTactaataaaaacatgtttgtgtgACTTTCAGTAAACTTTCACATCAGCCCGTCATGGTGTTTCTGAATGACCCCTACCTGCTGCCCGACGCACACGGTGAGTCCAGGCCACAACATTACGTACTCCTGCATAACTTAATGAGATCTATCATTCATTTTCGCTTTACAAAGATAACAGTGCTAACCAGGAAAGGTTTTCCATTTGATCCCTGGTTttaagtgcccccccccccttttctggCTTTAGATGCATTTTCAAATGTCGTGATTGAAGGTGTCATCCATGGAATTTTCTACGCTGATCTTCAACCAAGGTAGAGCTACAATACAAGGGGTGGGGGAGCAAGTCGTGGAGAAACTAAACCTCATCTACATTATCTTCAAGATagaacacattacttcatcttttttttttttggcttaaACTTTTATCTCAGGTTCGATCGGAGCCATTCGAATCAGATAAAGATAAATCAAGACGTTTTAACTGACTGAAGCAGCAAAATGGTCATTTGCCGTTTTTGTGACATGTCTTATACTGTGAAATATGTATTCATAAccaactatagaaaatggaggaaaaGAAGCGGATCACAGGTGAGAGATTTATTTAACTAGAGTAAAACGATTGAGGGAAACAAGCAGCTCTGAGGAGCCACATGAGAAATGAGGCGTTGAAGGCCTcctggtaaaaaataaaagaaaaatatgcagaGTAGGGAGGTGCCACTCCCTTAAAAATACCAGCGCCCGGGTCACAGAGGACTTTAAAGGGACATTGGGTTCATTTTAAACCCCGTAGACTGACCTTACTTAATTTTGTACATGCATCTTtgagattgttgttgtttttattaaatgatattttattttttactaaaatGCTCATTATTATAACACTTAATTCTTAATGGCCAGTTTGTGACACTAGTACCAGTAATGTCCCAGTTGGGATGCAAATAATGAAGGCAGTGtaagtataatttttttgtgcaataagAAATCAAACACTTTGCCACACATACACATCTCAATGACTTCTAATACTGCAATTCACTTTAAAAAGTTAAACACCAATTCCTGTTTCATTTCtatattaaaaatcatttgGATTGTTTCAAGTGTAATTtcttcattgtcttttttttggggttaaatcATGGTACATTTCAATCAGAGTGTAGTCGTGAATCCATCaaattaatttcactttttgaattgaaccaCTATGAAATATTCTGTTATTGAGCTGCTCCTGAATGTTGTTACATGAAGAGTAAATAGATGTTCTGGAAGTAGTCAATGTTGTGAACTTGAATCTGTGAATTGATGTCACATGTCAAACACAGCAATTTTGGAAaacctcatcttcatcatgtaCTGAATCATCATTGAACTAAGTCCTCCTGGTGCAAGTGTACCCTCATCTAAGTATTATTGTACTGTTTGTGCTCCCATGTGTGAAGAGTCACAATGTGCCATAGGATGGATGAAACTGAATCATTCATGATTAAAACCACGTTACTGACTTCacaggcttttgtttttattcttataAAAGTGACTAAAAAGGCTTAGGCTTGACAAAGTATTACTCACATTATGGAGGTTTGCATACACGCTCGCAAAACAGCAGGAATAAGCAGtgtttacatatactgtatttcctcaaatagcgaCCTCTGCTCTAATAAACGCCGACCGGCAGTCTTTGCAGTTTAGTAAAATAGCCTGGCCGCTGTTTGAAGGAAATACGGTAATCTACATATTAAAATCAgcttatttaactcattttgaATTACAGCATTAAACCCTTTAAAGAAACTGGTCCTCTTTCAGCCGAAGTCAAATCTTTTAGTGTTAGGTTGCATGTCAGGCAAAAAATACTGACTTTTCCTCATTTGGATGTAATCTGAAATGACAAATACTTTTACAAAACTGTCCATTGTCAATCTGGGTGTGTTGTCTGTTTCCAATAGTAACAGTCCAGTTGTaccaacaaacacacactccaAATCCAG encodes:
- the loxa gene encoding protein-lysine 6-oxidase isoform X2; translated protein: MDEFSRYELLDHATQRSVAEGHKVSFCLEDTSCDYGYYRRYACTSHTQGLSPGCYDTYNADIDCQWIDITDVKPGKYILKVSVNPFYQVPEEDYSNNIVRCDVRYTGNYAYLSGCHMSTY
- the snx24 gene encoding sorting nexin-24; this translates as MHPISVSIPSFRLENNHIERGYTVFRIDVLTSGRQHAVEKRYSEFHSLHKMLKKSIKPPEMPSKHVRNWVPKVLEQRRQGLELYLQTIIMENEVLPKIFLDFLNIRHFPSLPKTDSCGSFDTDSMESSKLSHQPVMVFLNDPYLLPDAHDAFSNVVIEGVIHGIFYADLQPR